Below is a window of Electrophorus electricus isolate fEleEle1 chromosome 1, fEleEle1.pri, whole genome shotgun sequence DNA.
GGGAGTTGAGACAGCAATAATATGTGGTATGTGGGAGTCGCTCTGAGTTGGGGAACACTGCTTTACCCAAATAAGGAATagctaaacaacaaaaaaacaaagtatgCAGACTTACTTTGTCATGAAAAAAAGCCTCCAGCTGTAGGAGCCTTGTAGACTTTATACCAAGACATTGGTGTAACGCTTGGGGCCATGCCCCCATTCCATTCTATAGTGCTCACTGGCACCTGCAACCGATCATGGAGGGGCTACTCCATATTctactaaataaaacaataatataaagcattactGCATGGCACTTTGATTAAGTCGCTCTTTACGAAGTCTTATGTTTTTATACAAAGTTTTAAATTGTGTTGCCTAATTCCTGATCTACCCATTTGCTTCTATGTTTTGAccttttgcctgtttttttatCCTGTTTGTAGTCAACTCCTCTTGGCTTGTTTGCCCTGGATTTTCCTTAATAAACCACTCTACAGGTACATATAGGGACAATGCCACAGTTGCCTTGAACCCTGTCTGGTGTCTCTATTGGTGTTTATTAGTGTATTAATAATTTGCTTACAAAATCTAAATTTGCTTGATTTTCTTATATATTCTTGCCTTTGCAGTAGTCAACATTAACCGACCAAGATTATTGTTCATAGTGATTATTTTAtgtgttaattttatttaagaacATTAAATTTTATTCAAGATTAATTCTTAcatgtcattattttttataGGAATTTGAACATACAATTAGAACTATTTGATGATGAACACTATACCGAACTCTCCAACAGACCTAAAACAGAACAACGATTtctttgaacttgaatttgAACTTACTGATTCAGACAGTAATGTAACGAGTGAGAGTGATTCTCTAGAATCAGACAATGAAAGCAAGGGTGTGGATACCCTCCTTAGAACAGAAGAGCCACCTGAAAAGAAACGGCGTGTATTCATTGGTACCTGGGTAACCGGACCCTTCACTCCAAGCCGTTTCACATTTGACCATGTCTTGACGGGCCCAGCTAAAGAGTGCGTGACATCCACGGACCTGACCGAGTCCGATTGTTTCCGACTTTTCTTTGACTCTGAACTGATGCATCGCATTGTGGAGAGAACTAACGCATTTGCCACAGCCAGCGGTGTGAAGGAACATGGAGATGAAACTGACAATTTGTGCTGGACAAATGTCACTTTGCCCGAGATGTACAGCCTGTTGGCCTGCTTGCTCCTAATGGGACTAGTCAGGAAGGATACGGTGGAGGAGTATTGGACAACAGACCCCCTGACTGAGACTCCCATTTTTGGCAAGTTTTTTACTCAAACACGGTTTCTCTTGCTTCTCAGGGCAATGCACCTCTCCAGTCTTGCTGGATGGCAAGGTTCGTTTTCACCCACGCAGAATCACATGGTTTTTGCTCATCTCAAGAGCCGCTTTGGTGAGCTTTTCCACCCGTCACAAGAACTGTGTATTCAAACATCTTTCTCCCTACATGATGGTGTTCTTTCTCTCCAGCCACCACAATCATCAGAACAGTCCAGTGCTGGTGTCCAGTTGATAGCACTCTCTGACGTTAAAACAGGTTATGTGCTCAACTTTGAGGTTCGTACAGGCTATGCTTCTTCAGACTCTGGCATGGCTGCGTGCAGCATGTTTTCTGTGTCCATGACCTTGGAACTGGTAAGGCCTTACCTTGGGAAGGGCCATGTGCTCTACACAGATGATCAACACAACAGTCCTGGGTTGTTTCGCTACCTCCACAAATTGGGAACCAGTGCTTGTGGCCCTGTGCGTCTAGCCTGGATGCCAAGCTTCAGtgaaaacatggagacagaatTTCTTCACACGGACATGTTGCTGGCAGTGAAAAGGCGTAATCTGGAAGACTTGCCCCTCTTGTCTTCTGTGCACAGCACAAGCATGGCCATAAACAGCAagggagatgaagaaccagagTGTGAGGCTGACTACAGTCGGGCCATGAGGTCATCCAAACATCAGATTGTGCACATCGACTATGCTAACTTTGGTAGAACTCCACTCAGATGGTATCACAAAGTTCTGCTTCACTTAATGACCACCACAGTGCAGAATGCCTTTATGATCTATCAGAGCCTTTCCCAGAAGACAACAACTTTCTACAGTTTCCAACTGGACCTGATCAACCAGCTTCTTAAAATGAATCACCCTGACCTTGGAGCAGCCAGGACCATAGCTGCAACAGTGGGCATTCCTATGCGGCTAGTTGGTCGGCATTTTCCAAAGCCTGTGACATTGGATAGC
It encodes the following:
- the LOC113569920 gene encoding piggyBac transposable element-derived protein 4; translated protein: MAACSMFSVSMTLELVRPYLGKGHVLYTDDQHNSPGLFRYLHKLGTSACGPVRLAWMPSFSENMETEFLHTDMLLAVKRRNLEDLPLLSSVHSTSMAINSKGDEEPECEADYSRAMRSSKHQIVHIDYANFGRTPLRWYHKVLLHLMTTTVQNAFMIYQSLSQKTTTFYSFQLDLINQLLKMNHPDLGAARTIAATVGIPMRLVGRHFPKPVTLDSAISSWCFVCQNTSTRASQLVKTSYTCVECQKPLCAVPCFEIYHTLKDY